CGGAAAAAAGAGCTGCTCTGACCAGAGTAGCTGCAGGTAGGATTTCTACAATTTTCAGGATTTCAAACGAGTTACAGACCAGAGGCGAGCTTTTTCTTGGTGTCGACTGAGTAACGCGATTCTCACAAAAGCACTGTGGCAGCCGGCGGTCCCGTGTCGGTTATCGGCTTTTACTCGACCGTCACCGACTTCGCCAAATTTCTCGGTTGGTCCACGTCGCAGCCCCGGCGCACGGCGATATGGTACGCAAGCAACTGCAACGGTACAACTTCGAGGATCGGCAGCAGGAGTTCCGGAGCTTTGGGCACATACAGGACGTGGTCTGCCGACTCGTGAATCTCGTTATCCCCTTCAGTAGCGATGGCGATTACTTTTCCCGAACGCGCTGTGACTTCCTTGATATTTGACATCGTCTTTTCATAGCGCAATACAGAATCCGGATCGTCGGGATCTTTCGTTGCGAGTACGACGACCGGCAGATTCTCGTCGATCAAAGCATTCGGGCCGTGCTTCATCTCTCCCGCGGGATAACCTTCGGCGTGAATGTAGCTGATTTCTTTCAGCTTGAGCGCGCCTTCGAGCGCGATCGGATAATGAATCCCACGGCCAAGAAAGAGGAAGTCCTGAACCTTCTGGTAGCGCTTGGCCAGGTCGTCGCAAGCTTCATCGTGATTGAGAATCGCTTCGAGCTTGCCGGGCAGACGCGTGAGTTCCTGCACCAATTTGATCGATTGCTGCTCGTCGAGCTGATTGCGCTTCTGCGCGAGAAAAAGCGCAAACAAAAACAAAGCCGTCAGCTGCGCTGTGAACGCTTTCGTTGAAGCTACGCCAATCTCGGGACCGGCGTGCGTGTAGATGGTACCGGCAGCTTCTCGGGCGATCATGGCGCCAACTACGTTGCAAATCGCGAGCGTCTTCGAGCCCTTGGCCTTGGCTTCGCGCTGCGCTGCGATCGTGTCTGCTGTCTCCCCCGACTGAGTGATCAGAATTGTAAGTGCATCGGCTCCCGTAATGGGATCGCGATAGCGATATTCGCTCGCATAATCCACTTCTACGGGAACGCGCGCCAGGCGCTCGATCATGAACTTGCCGGCAAGCCCCGCATGCCAGCTTGTGCCACACGCAGCAATATTGACTTTATCGATCTTGCGGAACTCGTCTTCACTCACCTGCATCTCTTCCAGGAAAATTCGCCCCGAGTCCTGCGAGATGCGTCCCAAAGTGGTATCGCGGACAGCACGCGGCTGCTCGTAGACTTCCTTGAGCATGAAATGCTTGAAGCCGCCTTTTTCCGCCTGAATCGGATCCCAAGTTACGCGCTGCACCTGCCGTTGAATCGGCTTCGCGTCGAAATCGGTGAGCTGCACGCCGGAAGGCGTGATGATCGCCAAGTCACCATCGGCGAGGAAGAAGAGATCGCGAGTGTGATGAAGAATCGCTGGGATGTCGGAGGCAACGAAGTACTCGTTCTGCCCCAGTCCAATCACCGCCGGCGGACCATTGCGCGCAGCGACGATTTTGTTCGGATCGTCCGCGCTAATCACGACCAGCGCAAATACTCCCGTAAGCTGTTTAACGGTTTTGCGAACTGCATCTTCCAGAGAAGGCCGTTTCCCGTTTGAGCTTTTTAGCGCGTTTTCGATCAAATGCGCGATCACTTCGGTGTCGGTCTCGGTTGAGAACTTGTGACCTTCTTCGATCAGCCGCTTCTTAAGAGAAAGATAATTCTCCA
This genomic interval from Terriglobales bacterium contains the following:
- the glmS gene encoding glutamine--fructose-6-phosphate transaminase (isomerizing), translated to MCGIVGYVGQKSVVPVIIEGLRKLEYRGYDSAGIAVAGNGDGLQVRRAEGKLRNLEDVIRHKPLEGSYGIGHTRWATHGRPTEENAHPHRDCTGRVVVVHNGIVENYLSLKKRLIEEGHKFSTETDTEVIAHLIENALKSSNGKRPSLEDAVRKTVKQLTGVFALVVISADDPNKIVAARNGPPAVIGLGQNEYFVASDIPAILHHTRDLFFLADGDLAIITPSGVQLTDFDAKPIQRQVQRVTWDPIQAEKGGFKHFMLKEVYEQPRAVRDTTLGRISQDSGRIFLEEMQVSEDEFRKIDKVNIAACGTSWHAGLAGKFMIERLARVPVEVDYASEYRYRDPITGADALTILITQSGETADTIAAQREAKAKGSKTLAICNVVGAMIAREAAGTIYTHAGPEIGVASTKAFTAQLTALFLFALFLAQKRNQLDEQQSIKLVQELTRLPGKLEAILNHDEACDDLAKRYQKVQDFLFLGRGIHYPIALEGALKLKEISYIHAEGYPAGEMKHGPNALIDENLPVVVLATKDPDDPDSVLRYEKTMSNIKEVTARSGKVIAIATEGDNEIHESADHVLYVPKAPELLLPILEVVPLQLLAYHIAVRRGCDVDQPRNLAKSVTVE